The Manis javanica isolate MJ-LG chromosome 4, MJ_LKY, whole genome shotgun sequence genome contains a region encoding:
- the LOC140848961 gene encoding uncharacterized protein, with the protein MSAKFEGPNKEGSPPYKNMTIHQMVLWINGTFVHSPRNNSTDRPRQPKYASHCVGDYEGELWPWTDCQSTVVTWATERQEFTISPDMEGRPANEAWWPVKVLEGEFRQQLSMNPFHKWMLCGVNGSCTDLSPFSALQGGGIGVKNITFWCKNNHMRAHWNMIMTHNNENYTCSAKSGPESPNSLFPPSPVCVYPPFLFILSNSSFDSCSNETCFLSQCWDARNFTNALVVRIPRWVPVPVDAPNTMTLFRERRDFGVTAAIVLLISATAVAATATGIALDTSIKSATELNNLAASVASALDQQSTLDGKLKGGIMILNQCIDLVEEQIEVLWQMAQLGCERKYRALCITSIQYKNFTRAANLS; encoded by the coding sequence atgtcagctaaatttgaagggcctaataaggaagggagcccgccctataagaacatgactatccaccagatggttctctggatcaatggcacatttgtacactctcccaggaacaattccaccgacaggcctcgtcaacccaaatatgcctcccattgtgtgggcgactatgagggagagctgtggccctggactgactgtcagtcaactgtagtaacgtgggcaactgagaggcaggagtttaccatctccccagatatggagggacggccagccaatgaggcttggtggccagtaaaggtgctcgaaggcgagtttcgtcagcagctgagcatgaaccccttccataaatggatgctgtgtggagtcaatggctcgtgtaccgacctctcccccttttccgccctccagggtgggggaatcggtgtaaaaaatatcaccttttggtgcaagaataaccacatgcgcgcacactggaacatgatcatgacccataacaacgagaactacacgtgttcagcaaaatcaggtccagagtcacctaattccctttttccaccttctccagtatgcgtataccccccatttctgtttatcttatccaatagtagctttgactcctgctccaatgaaacctgctttctgtctcagtgttgggatgcgcgtaactttaccaatgctttggtagtccgcatcccccgttgggtccctgttcccgtagacgcccctaacaccatgactctgtttcgagaaaggcgcgattttggtgttacagccgccatagtgctcctgatctccgcgaccgcagTCGCAGCCACCGCcactggtatagctttagacacctccatcaaatcggctacagagctcaataaccttgcagcctcagtagcttctgccctggaccaacagtccacacttgatggcaaactgaaaggaggaataatgatcctcaatcaatgcatagatctcgtggaggaacaaatagaggtgctctggcaaatggcccaattgggatgtgagcggaaatatcgtgccctctgcatcactagcattcaatataaaaattttacacgggcagctaatctgtcatga